A genomic region of Mus musculus strain C57BL/6J chromosome 7, GRCm38.p6 C57BL/6J contains the following coding sequences:
- the Olfr646 gene encoding olfactory receptor 646 isoform X1 produces the protein MEERISASNMSESLPVTLFLTGIPGLEFAHLWIAIPFCVMYVVALLGNAALILIIGTESVLHTPMYLFLCLLSLTDLALSSTTVPKMLAILWLHSNEISFGGCLAQMFCVHSIYALESSVLLAMAFDRYVAICNPLRYTTILNHTVIAQIIFAGIVRSVAIVSPFIFLLRRLPYCGHRVMTHTYCEHMGIARLACANITVNIVYGLTVALLAMGLDSILIAISYGFILRAVFRLPSRDAQHKALSTCGSHLGVILVFYIPAFFSFLTHRFGHNRVPKHVHIFLANLYVLVPPVLNPIIYGARTKEIRSRLLKLLHLGKDLV, from the exons atggaagagagaatctcag CCTCCAACATGAGCGAAAGTCTCCCAGTCACTCTCTTCCTAACTGGGATCCCAGGGCTGGAGTTCGCCCACCTCTGGATTGCCATCCCCTTCTGTGTCATGTATGTGGTTGCTCTGCTTGGGAATGCTGCCCTCATCCTTATCATTGGGACAGAGAGTGTGCTTCACACACCCATGtacctcttcctctgccttctctcaCTCACTGACTTGGCTCTCAGCTCCACCACTGTACCTAAAATGTTGGCCATTCTATGGCTCCATTCTAATGAGATTTCCTTTGGTGGATGCCTCGCCCAGATGTTTTGTGTCCACTCCATCTATGCTCTTGAGTCCTCGGTTCTCCTTGCCATGGCCTTTGATCGATATGTAGCTATCTGCAACCCACTGAGATATACAACCATCCTCAACCATACTGTCATAGCCCAAATTATCTTTGCTGGGATAGTCCGTAGTGTGGCTATTGTCTCCCCTTTCATCTTTTTGCTGAGGCGACTGCCCTACTGTGGTCACCGTGTCATGACTCACACATACTGTGAGCATATGGGCATTGCTAGGCTTGCCTGTGCCAATATTACTGTTAATATTGTCTATGGGTTGACTGTAGCTTTGCTGGCCATGGGCCTGGATTCCATCCTCATTGCCATCTCCTATGGCTTCATCCTCCGGGCTGTCTTCCGTCTTCCATCCCGTGATGCTCAACACAAGGCTCTGAGTACCTGTGGATCTCACCTTGGTGTCATTCTGGTTTTCTATATacctgctttcttctccttcctcaccCATCGCTTTGGTCACAATCGAGTTCCCAAGCATGTGCATATCTTCCTGGCTAACCTCTATGTGCTGGTGCCTCCCGTGCTCAATCCCATCATCTACGGTGCAAGAACCAAGGAGATTCGGAGTCGGCTTCTAAAACTGCTTCACTTGGGGAAGGACTTAGTATGA
- the Olfr646 gene encoding olfactory receptor 646, with the protein MSESLPVTLFLTGIPGLEFAHLWIAIPFCVMYVVALLGNAALILIIGTESVLHTPMYLFLCLLSLTDLALSSTTVPKMLAILWLHSNEISFGGCLAQMFCVHSIYALESSVLLAMAFDRYVAICNPLRYTTILNHTVIAQIIFAGIVRSVAIVSPFIFLLRRLPYCGHRVMTHTYCEHMGIARLACANITVNIVYGLTVALLAMGLDSILIAISYGFILRAVFRLPSRDAQHKALSTCGSHLGVILVFYIPAFFSFLTHRFGHNRVPKHVHIFLANLYVLVPPVLNPIIYGARTKEIRSRLLKLLHLGKDLV; encoded by the coding sequence ATGAGCGAAAGTCTCCCAGTCACTCTCTTCCTAACTGGGATCCCAGGGCTGGAGTTCGCCCACCTCTGGATTGCCATCCCCTTCTGTGTCATGTATGTGGTTGCTCTGCTTGGGAATGCTGCCCTCATCCTTATCATTGGGACAGAGAGTGTGCTTCACACACCCATGtacctcttcctctgccttctctcaCTCACTGACTTGGCTCTCAGCTCCACCACTGTACCTAAAATGTTGGCCATTCTATGGCTCCATTCTAATGAGATTTCCTTTGGTGGATGCCTCGCCCAGATGTTTTGTGTCCACTCCATCTATGCTCTTGAGTCCTCGGTTCTCCTTGCCATGGCCTTTGATCGATATGTAGCTATCTGCAACCCACTGAGATATACAACCATCCTCAACCATACTGTCATAGCCCAAATTATCTTTGCTGGGATAGTCCGTAGTGTGGCTATTGTCTCCCCTTTCATCTTTTTGCTGAGGCGACTGCCCTACTGTGGTCACCGTGTCATGACTCACACATACTGTGAGCATATGGGCATTGCTAGGCTTGCCTGTGCCAATATTACTGTTAATATTGTCTATGGGTTGACTGTAGCTTTGCTGGCCATGGGCCTGGATTCCATCCTCATTGCCATCTCCTATGGCTTCATCCTCCGGGCTGTCTTCCGTCTTCCATCCCGTGATGCTCAACACAAGGCTCTGAGTACCTGTGGATCTCACCTTGGTGTCATTCTGGTTTTCTATATacctgctttcttctccttcctcaccCATCGCTTTGGTCACAATCGAGTTCCCAAGCATGTGCATATCTTCCTGGCTAACCTCTATGTGCTGGTGCCTCCCGTGCTCAATCCCATCATCTACGGTGCAAGAACCAAGGAGATTCGGAGTCGGCTTCTAAAACTGCTTCACTTGGGGAAGGACTTAGTATGA